The genomic segment ATCCCGAATACGCCGACTACGCGGTCGTCTACGAAGATCGGTACGTTCGTGACGGCCAGGTCAAGCAGGGAGCCGTCTTTGTGGAGGACGACGGCTTCATAGTTATGCGGCTCGCCCTGTGCGGCCCGGTTGAAGTTGGCTTGCGTGCGCGGCAGGTCCGGCGGGTAGACGAGGTGGACGAACGAACCCGGCATCAGCTCCTCGCGCGTGTATCCGAGCATTTTCTCCAGACTTCCGTTGAGCGAAGTGAAGTTGCCCGCCAGATCGAACGAATAAACGCCCGACGGATTGTAGTCGAACAGCGACTTGTAGCGCTGCTCGCTCTCCCGAAGCTGCGCTTCCATCTTCCTGCTCTCGGTAATATCCTGCAACGTGCCGAGGAGCCGGTCGACCTCGTCGCTGTCCGGCACTCGGAGCGCCTGAACGCGGGCATGGATCAGCCGCGTATCCCCTCCAAGGGTCACGATGCGGAATTCCGCCTCATGAAAGCCGCCTTTAAGCGCTTCCTGCAATCTCGCCCGGACGCCGCTTCGGTCGTCGGGATGCAGGCAGGCGATAAACGCTTCGAGATCGATCCGATGCCGGTCGATCCGAGCTTCGAACATGCGGTGCATCTCGACGGAGCAGGAGAATCTGCCCGCGGCGATATCCCATTCCCACGAGCCGATGCGGGCCATCCGCTGCGCCTCGGCCAGATTGTCCTCGAATTTCTTGCGAGCCGTAATGTCCCGTCCGATGCCGACGATCTTGTCGAGCGCGCCGTCCGGGGTCCGCAGCATCTCGAACGTGGTCTCGAAACAGAGATAATGGCCGTCCCGGTGGCGAACGCGGCATTCGAACGCGCCAATGTCGCGGAGGGGCTGCGCCTGAAGCTGCTTGACGTCGTCCGGATGGTACAGCGCCGCGTTATTGCGTCCGATGAGCTCGGCCGGTTCGTAGCCCAGTACCGAATGGATCGCCGGAGAAACGTAACGGGTGATGCCGTCGGGCGTAGATATGGTGATGAGGTCCTGAGCATGGTCGAGCACGAGCCGCAGGATCGTCTCCTCTGACAGCGAATCCGAGGATTCGGTCCGGATCACCTCCGTCGCTTGGACTGCGAGGCCCCGAACGATGCCTTCGCTTTTTATAGGGAACAGATGCAGGCGGGCGCTGACGGCCGACCCGTCTTTACGGGCATAGGTTTCTTTGAATGCCAGGATCGGCAGACTGCCGTCCAGCAAAGAGGCGACACGCTCCGCGTGCTCTCCGGGGACGTGAATCGCCAATTGCGCATAGGGCATGCCTTGAAGCTCTTCTTCGGAATAACTGAGCATCTCGCAGAACGCGGGGTTGACGCCTATTAAGACCGCCCCGTCGGGGGAGAGGAAAGCCGTGCCCAGCGGTGACTGACGATAGAGTTGTTCGTAAGGCAACGATTGATTCACGAATGCGTGCTCCAGAGAAGCTCCTCCTCCCGCGTTATACTGAGTGTATCAGGAAGTGCGGCGAAGGCCTAGTCGTACCGCGCATAAAAGCCGGGGAAGCGCGAATCTCCGCGAAGCTCGTCGTTCCGCGTCCCGGCAGCGAGTCATACGTCATCTCATTTACCCATAAATATAGTATACTGACTGCAAAGGACGAAAGTCCGAGCAAGTTAGAGGAGGTTGTGCCAATGGGATTTCTGGATAAGGTCAAATCCGGACTGAACGATGCGGGCAACAAAGCCAAGGTGCTGGTCGACGTGAATCGCCTCAAGCTTCAGAACAGCTCTAAGAAAAAAGAGATCGAGGAGATTCAGCAGCAGATCGGCCAGCTGGTATTCGAGGCGGCCGTCGGCCGGCGCGTCGAAGCCGGGCTTCACGAGCTGCAACCCAAATACGACCGGATCCTCTTGCTCGAGCAGGAGATCCAGGAGAACAAGGCGCAGATCAACGCCCTCTCCGACGAAAAGGAATGCGTATGCGGCAAGACGGCTCCGCTCGAGGCGAAGTTCTGCTCCTCCTGCGGCAGGACGTTCGATGCGACCCCGGGCTTATAAGCGAACAAAATGACGCAAAAGCTTGGCTATGAGCGCGTGACACGCCGCTCGCAGCCGGGCTTTTTTGTTTGCGGTTGGCCGCGCGATTCCCGGACCGATAGACGACGAACCTGTCGCGGCCTCAGTTGAACAGTAAAGCGAGTATAATGACGTCCATGAACTGCCTGGTCGCTTCATGCATCAGATAGTGCTTCAGCAGCCCTTCCTCCTGGAAGCCCAGCTTCTTCAGCACCTTCAGCGATGCGGCGTTGTCCGGATGCACCTCGGCCTGGATCCGGTGCGGACCGATGAACGCGCGGCTGAAGTCGAGCACGGCGCGTACAGCCTCGGACGCGATGCCGCGGTTCCAGAAGCGCGGCTTGAGATCGTAGCCCAGCGCGAGCGGAAACCGCGGCAGATCCTCGAAGCTGCCGCGCGTCGGCATCAGGGTCACCGTGCCGATCAACGGACGGCTTCCGCGCAGCGTCACGCCCCAGGCGACCACGCGTTTCTCCGCATAGCCCTGGCGCCAGCCGTCGATGATTGTCTCGGTCTCCGCTACGGAGGCGGGGCCGTGCCAGTCCTGCAGGCTGTTGACCTGCGGGTCCGTACATAAGGCGTACAGGTCCTCGGCGTCCTCGGCCGTGACCTGGCGCAGCAGCAGGCGCTCCGTGCGGAGCGCGGGAAATGGGGAATGCCAGCTCATGATGTCACTAACCTTCGATTGTTGGATGAATGCGGTTATTATAAGCCGCCAGCCTTAAAGGAACATGAATGAAGCGTCCGGCGGCGCGAGCTGGCCGGATTGCGGAAGCTGCGTTCCGCGGCTATCGTAAGGAGCAGAGAGGAGGTGCGCCATGCGACGGATTGCGCATGAGAAGGGCCGGTACGGTGAACTGAGCATTTCTGATACGACGGAGCTTTACGGCGAGCTGGGCAGATTCCGCATTTTGCAGTTTGCGGACGGCGCCGTCCAAGGGGCGATCGATCTAAGGGATCCTTCGCGCGTCGTGCTGGCCTACCAGCGTGCCATTGTGGGCCTTATGGATGCGATCCGTCCGCACTTCACAAGGGCGTTCGTCATCGGACACGGGGCGGGGACAATCGCAAGGCATTACGGGCACATGCGGATCGAGACGGCGGAAATTAATGCAACCGTTGTCGAGTGGAGCCGCGCCTACTTCGGCTGCAGGCAAAGCGACATCGCGATCGGCGACGGGCGCGAGCTGCTCTGCAAGACGGAGCCGGGCAGCTTCGACTATATCGTGGTCGATGCCTTTACCGCAGACGGGACGCCTCCGCATCTGTCGACGCTCGAGTTTTACAGCCTGGCCAGGGAGCGGCTGCGCGAAGGCGGCACGATGCTGCTCAACGTCATTGGGCGCGGCAAGGGCGACAAGCGGATCGCCTCGATGCTGGCGACGCTGCAGGCGGTTTTTCCCTATGCGGCTGCGGTCTCGGTAGCCGGGCCGGGCGGAGAAGCAGGGGACAATCTGATCCTTATGGCCGGGCCTTGGGAGACGGCGCGCGTCGACATGCCGCAGGACTGCAAACGGGTCGCTATCGAACCGGGTTACGTACGCAGGGATCGAGGTTGAGGCGGGGTCTTCAGGCATGGGAAAAAGGGCTTAATATTTCTAAAATTTGTGAACGCGATTACAGAATTTCAGGCTTCCCTGCGGTATGATAGAAGCATTGAACGTGCCCCGCGCTCCGCCGCAACCACAGACGCGACTGCGAAGAGGGGCGCCTTACATACTGGAGGCCTCTTCATGAAAACCGTACAAGCCGAGCCGGAAGTCGCAAGCGAAATCGCGAACGTATTCGCGGAAGCCGCGGCGGGAGCGGAAGCCTACCCGGAGCCGCTAAGCACCGCTATTCGCGGGCTCGTCATGCGGGCCGACCCGACGGGTCGGGACCGCAAATCCAATTATATCGCTTTTTTGTTGCCGTCCTGGATCGGTATGCGGACAGGCGCCGATCCCGCGCTGTGCCGAGATCTGGCCGTAGGGAACGTTTATGCGATGCTGCACTTTTTTCTGCTCGACGATATGATGGACGGCAGCGACGCCGGCATGGAGAGCAAGCGCGCCCTGGCTGTCGGCCAACTGCTGCATGCGCTTTTCATGGAGCGTTACGGCCGCTACTACCCGCCTGAATCCCTCCTATGGACCTACTACCGGACTTATCTGGCCGAATGGGCAACCGCCGTCTCCGGCGAAGGCTTGCGGCGCGCGGATCCGCGCAATCCCCGCGCGCTCGCGCGCAAGTCGGCGCCGGTGAAGCTTGGCGCCGTCGCCATATTGCTCGCAGCGGGACTTCCGGAGCAGATCGCCGACATGGAGGAAGCCGTAGAACTGGCCCTCGCGTCCCTTCAGCTCGCGGACGATTGGGCCGACTGGCGGGAGGATCTGCCGGCGGAGGAGCGGAGCAATGCCTTTCTGACGCTGGTCAGGCGCGAGAGCCTGGCCTTGCCGGAGGATCAGCCCCTGCAGGAACGGCTGGTATTGCAGGCGATCTACCGCAAAGGAGCGCTGGAGCAGCTGGCCTCCATCGTGCTCGGACATGGCGAGCGGCTGTCGGGGCTGTCAGATGCCGCGCCGGGACTGATCAGATTCCAGCAGGAGATCGTGGCCGGGATTTTGAACGACGTTCAAGCGACCCGGGACACGACGGATAAATTGGCTGGAGGTGGCGGTTTTTCATATTTTTTATCAAAAATGCAAGATTTATAGGGACGAAACGCCTAAACGTATGGTAGGATATGGGTGGATATGCCCAAACATACGAAAAGGTTGTGAATCGAATGTCCCTCGAATCGCTTAAAGTCCAGGTCATCAAAAAAGCATGGGAAGATCCGGCATTCAAGCAACAGCTGCTGGCAGACCCCAAGGCTGCGGTCAAAGACGCGTTCGGCGTAGAGCTCCCGCAAGAGATTCAAGTAACGACCGTAGAAGAGACCGCTTCGCACTACTATCTGGTCATCCCGCCGAATCCCGAAGACATCGCGGGCGGCAATTCAAACGTCGAAGTTGTTTGGTAAGACGCCTGCTGCAGCGACCGCAGCCTCTTCGCGGGCTGCATCGCTGGCAATCGGGAGCCGAATTAACACTTCGGTTCCCTGCCCCTTGCGGCTTTTAAAATCGATCGTACCTTTCATCACCTCGATGATGCGGAAGGTGACCATCGTCCCGAGACCGGTACCTTTGGACTTGGTCGAGAAATAAGGCACGCCGAGCTTGGCGATCTGCGCTTCGTCCATTCCTTCCCCGTTATCCTTGATCCATATGACCGCCTCGCCGTCTTCCTCATAAGCGTTGATCTCGATATAACCGTCTTCCTTGAATGCTTCGATGCTGTTCTTTAATAGATTGATCAGCGCCTGCTTGAACTTGGACGAGCTGCCGATTACGGTCAGCCCGGGATCCGCGTTGATGTGCAGCCTGCCGCCGTACATCGCCGCATGCGGCGCGATAATGACTTCGAGCTGCGCCAGCTCTTCCGCGAGGTTCAACGGCGAGACCGTCTCCAGCTCCGGCTTCGCGAAGGTCAAAAAGTCCGTGATGATGCCGGATGCGCGGTCCAGCTCGCTCACCGCGATGTTAAAATGCTTTTTGCTCTCGTTGTCTCCCCGCCCCGCCAGCAGCTGCAGGAACCCGCGCGTGACCTGCAGCGGATTGCGGACCTCGTGCGCCACGGATGCGGCGAGATCGCTGATGATTTTCAGCTTCTCCGTTCGCTCGAGCCGATGATTGAACAGCTCCAGACGTTTGGAATAGGAAAGCAGCATTCGGTAATCTGCGGATATGCGCCTTGCGAGGATAATGACGAGCCCCACGATCAGCAGGACGACCCCGATTTTCCACAGAAAAAGGATGTAGCTTTTCCCGCTCGCGTAATAGAGAACCAAATCCGTGGCGCCCGAGAGCGCGAGCAAGAAGAGGCACGCGGACAAGATAATGGCGTCCGTGTTCTTGCGCATGGCATGAACGACGGACAGCACGGCGATAATAATCAGCTGCACAAGGATCAACGACCCGAGGATCGGGTTCGTGAGCAGATAGTACAGATCGTAATATCGCTCGCTCGTCGCCTTATATACAATAAAAGCCAGAAAACAAAAAGCGGAAAAGCCGGCCTGCCACTTGCGAAATCTCGTAAAGAAGCGGAATCGGCCGCCCAGCACTTCGTCCACGTAATAACTGAGCGCGGGAAAGAGCACGAACATCGACAAATCGAATAGTGATAAGAAGAGATTGGCATACGATTTGTAATAGATATACAGCATCGGCGAATAGACCGATATCAGCGTGCCGATCGTCAGCGCGATGAGGCAGAGCGAGATCCAGGAACTTCGCTGCCGGCGGTTCAGGTAGCTGGAGCAGATGAGCATGATCAGCGCCAGAAACGAGATCGAGCCGCCGAGCAGCAGGTCCGGCAGTTCTCTGCGGACGTAGCTCTCCTCAAGCGGAGCGAACTCGCCGATGCGGGCGCTCGTAATGAACCCCGCGCGCGTCCCCGTCGTAAGAATCCGAACGTCGATGGTGGACGACCGATCGTAGGCGCCGAGGGGCAGGAGCAGCCGGTTCAAGTGAAAGTCGAAGCTGCGCTTCGATTCAAAGAGCAGGGTCCCCTCTCGGAAGGCGGCCAGCTCGAGTCCGTACAATCGCCTTACCAGCAAGCCTGGCCGCTGCCATTCGCTCGTCGGAGGCACCTGCAGACGGATCCATGCGCCCTGGATCCCTTCCGGCAAATCGAGCAGGGGCGCGCCCGCCTCCGCTTCGACCCATTGCCCGCCTGCCGGGGGCGTGACGCCGGGCTGCTCGCCATCCGGAATCCACATGATCTGCCAATGGTCGATTTTCGCTTCCGGCGCCGCCGCCCAGCTCGTATTCGGCCCTATAATGAACAACGCGGCGATGACGACCGCGCACGCCAACGCTGCGATTAAGCGAACCGCTTTCATATTGCACCCCATTTTACCTGTCGCATCGATTTGGTAAGATCTGACGCGGGAAAAATTGCCTGTTATCAACTAAAATTCGACAGCATGAATCAAACTCCTGTAAGAAACGTCAATTCATCGGGCAAAAGTTCAGGCGATAATGGGCCTTATTGCCTAGGGGTGAAAACGGCGAGACACCAGGCCTCCCAATCGATGCTGTCCTCGTAGCTGACGCGCTCCCACTGCGTTCTTTTGGCGTTTCGCGGACCGAAGCCGATGCCGCCCAGCAGGACGCGAAGCCCGGGATAGCGGTCGATCGTCTGACTCAGCCATACGGAAAGCGATTCGATATGAAGCGGATCGGTAACGGATATCGCCGCCGCCCGCACGTCCTTCAGCTCGATCAGCTGGCCTAGCCCTTCATAAGGCGTATGGGGGCCAAGATAAATCACGTCGATGCCCCTTTTTCGCAGAAAAAGACTGAACAGGAGCAAGCCGAGATGATGGTGCTCGCCCGGCGGACAGAAGGCGACTGCGCTGGGCATGCTCGGATCGACGGGCAGCGAACGGAAGATCTGCATGAACCGCTGCAAAATGAGCTGCGAGGCAAAATGCTCCTGGGCAACGGCGATTTTTCCCGCTTCCCAATCGGTGCCGATGCGGACGAGAAGCGGAGCGAGGAGCTCGTGGAACGTTTTTTCGTAGCCGTAAAGCGACAGCGCGAGATCGATGGCTTGATGGGACTCTTCCGTATTGAAAGCAATGAGTGCCGGATAAAGGCGATCTGCGATGTGCAAGTCGATCCGGGACTGTCGCGGTGATGCTGGCGGCGGCAGGAATGGGAGCGGCGCGGCCTCCGCTTCGGAGCCGTCCGTACGCAGCGGCCGGTCTTGCCTCAACTGCTGCGCGATCTCTCCGATCTTCATTCCCTGATCTTCCATCCGCCGCTTGACCCATCTGAGCGTAGCAACGTCGGCTTCGCTGTATAGGCGGTGTCCCCCGGCGCTGCGAAGCGGATCGACGATGCGGTGGCGGGCTTCCCAGGCGCGAAGGGTGACGCCGGGAATCCCGAGCATATCGGCCACTTTCTGAATGCTGTACACGTGGCGCACCTCCGCCTAAATTTATACATAATTGATACAAAACTTCTTCATTATAGCTTTTAGAATGCGTTTTGGCGTGCGAAATACCAAATTTCATTGCTTGTATTGTATAGGTTGTGTACAATTAAAATCAAATAAATGTCAATAATATCTATACATAATATATCAAATAACCGCGAAAAAAGGATGGTAAAGACCTCATGGACGAGCGGGGGCAATACGAGGACAATACGCAGGTGCTGGATGCGGGAGCCGTGTTGGGAGCGATGGAGCGCTCCCTGGCGATGATCGAGTTCGATATGGAAGGCGTCACGCTGTGGGCCAATCGCAAGTTTGCGGACGCCCTGGGCTATAACCAGGCGGAAATGCGCGGTTTGCCCCACCGGCGGTTTTGCACGCCCTCGTTTGCGGCTAGCGACGCTTACCGGGAGCTGTGGACCAACCTTCGGAGCGGCAAGGCGTTTCAGGAAAAAATTCAACGGGTCGCCAAGGACGGACGCCTTCTCTGGCTCGAAGCGACTTATATGCCGGTGCGGGGGGCGGACGGGACATACGATGCCGTGATCAAGATCGCGACCGACATTACGTCCCGGGAGCAAGCGGCGATCCAGCATACCGAGGAGCTGAAGCGCACGGCCCAGGAGCTGTCGAACCGGGCGGGCGAAGGCATATCGAGAAGCGGAGAGATCGAAGCCGCGATCGAAAAGCTGCGTGCGGATTCGCTGGAGAATTTCGACCGGCTGCAGCGGCTGGAACGGCAGACCGCCGCCATAAGGGGCATCGTGCGGGTCATCCGGGAGGTGGCGTCGCAGACGCAGCTGCTCTCTTTGAACGCCGCGATCGAGGCGGCCCACGCGGGAGAGTTCGGACGCGGATTCGAGATCGTCGCTTCGGAGGTGCGCAAGCTCGCGGGTGAGGTGCAGGAAGCCGCCAAAAAAGCGAATGCAGAGGTGGAGGAGGTCGTCTCCCGGATGGCGGAGATCGGCAGCGGGACGAAACGATCGCAGTCTTCGGTGGAGGAGAGTCAGCGCAGGCTTCAGGACGCCATCGTCGCTTTCCGGAAGATCGAGGACGCGGCGTACCGGCTGGAGGAGCAGGCGAAGACGCTGGATCGCGCTTAAGATGCGTCAATGGTTCTACGCATCGCTAATTTCAAGTATTTCCATTTTGATCGTCGTGATTTAAGATGGAGAAAGACAGGTCCAATGTCCCATATCGGAGAAATGGAGTAAAAAGCCGATGAACGCACGCTCTCTGCTTGGTCCGCTCGCCGCCTCGATTCTTCCTTATGTCGCGTTCGTCGTATTGAGCAGGAATCCCGGCTGGGACGGTCTATTCGTGATGCCCGGCGCGCACTTTTACATCGTCAGCTCCGTTGCGATGCTGGCGTTGATCGTGGCCGGCTTTGTCGCCGTGGCCGGCAGGCGCGTACGCAATATCAAGGTCAGCTTCCTTGCGTTGTCCTTCGTCTCGTTAGCCGTGCTTTTCATGGTACACGGCTTGTCTACGCCTAATTTTCTTATAGGCGCCACGCCTTTGCCGAAGATCAGCGCCCCGATCAGCGTTATTTTCGCCACCGTCTGGCTCTGGCTTTCCTCCTGGCGCTCCGACCACCCTATTATTCATTTTTTATCCTGCCGCGAACGGCTTCTTCTTCCGCTCTGGACCGTGCTGCTGGCGTTCGCCGGCTTAATCGTCCTGCTGCGTCCGGAGATTGTCGACTTTATCCGGCTCGACGTCCATCCATTGAACAGCTCGGCGACGCTGTTCGTCATCGCCGTCAATATCGTCACGGGATACCGGTATTACCGTTCCTACTTGTACTCGCGCTTCCCCCTTGAGCTGGCGATCGTCTACAGCACGGCTTGGCTCGTCGCGGCCCAGCTCATCATGACGCAAGGCACGGTATGGCGCAGCAGCTGGTGGCTGTACCACTTCCTGCTCCTGGCGGCGATGGTCGTCGTGCTGTTCGGGCTGTACCGTCAGTATGCCTCCAGGCGTTCGCTCACAGGCGCGATCAAAGGGTTGTTCACGACGGATCCGGTCGAGCGTATCACGAATGCGCTTCAGCCGAGCGTCCGCGCGCTTATGCTGGCCACCGAGAGCAAGGACCCGTACACGGCGGGCCACAACTTCCGCGTGACACTGTACGCGCTTAAGATTGCAGAGGAGC from the Cohnella hashimotonis genome contains:
- a CDS encoding PAS domain S-box protein → MNQSLPYEQLYRQSPLGTAFLSPDGAVLIGVNPAFCEMLSYSEEELQGMPYAQLAIHVPGEHAERVASLLDGSLPILAFKETYARKDGSAVSARLHLFPIKSEGIVRGLAVQATEVIRTESSDSLSEETILRLVLDHAQDLITISTPDGITRYVSPAIHSVLGYEPAELIGRNNAALYHPDDVKQLQAQPLRDIGAFECRVRHRDGHYLCFETTFEMLRTPDGALDKIVGIGRDITARKKFEDNLAEAQRMARIGSWEWDIAAGRFSCSVEMHRMFEARIDRHRIDLEAFIACLHPDDRSGVRARLQEALKGGFHEAEFRIVTLGGDTRLIHARVQALRVPDSDEVDRLLGTLQDITESRKMEAQLRESEQRYKSLFDYNPSGVYSFDLAGNFTSLNGSLEKMLGYTREELMPGSFVHLVYPPDLPRTQANFNRAAQGEPHNYEAVVLHKDGSLLDLAVTNVPIFVDDRVVGVFGIASDITERNRHMEQIEKLSSEHALILNSVSEGIFGVDRDGRGIFLNPPGARMLGCEPELFAGTPYQETVYHTRADGSAYAEGKSPIHQTIRDGQPRAAREDIFWRTDGSSFLADYRVTPIVDRGEIRGAVVVWRDITSEVEVLKAKESAERADHAKSEFLAIMSHELRTPMNGIMGMTDLLLDTPLSESQREYAEIVMKSSRSLLRILNDILDFSKIEAGKLDLECESVVSAQLLESVRELFAVKADEKGIALDVRIADGTPETFDGDAARIRQVLVNLVGNAVKFTESGSVTVRLRRVRNEELAADMLEFEVEDTGIGIPADKLDRLFHSFSQLHPAFNRKYGGTGLGLAICKRLVELMGGRIEAHSEEGAGSLFRFTLLASCDLKHR
- a CDS encoding zinc ribbon domain-containing protein, yielding MGFLDKVKSGLNDAGNKAKVLVDVNRLKLQNSSKKKEIEEIQQQIGQLVFEAAVGRRVEAGLHELQPKYDRILLLEQEIQENKAQINALSDEKECVCGKTAPLEAKFCSSCGRTFDATPGL
- a CDS encoding GNAT family N-acetyltransferase, with the protein product MSWHSPFPALRTERLLLRQVTAEDAEDLYALCTDPQVNSLQDWHGPASVAETETIIDGWRQGYAEKRVVAWGVTLRGSRPLIGTVTLMPTRGSFEDLPRFPLALGYDLKPRFWNRGIASEAVRAVLDFSRAFIGPHRIQAEVHPDNAASLKVLKKLGFQEEGLLKHYLMHEATRQFMDVIILALLFN
- a CDS encoding spermidine synthase — encoded protein: MRRIAHEKGRYGELSISDTTELYGELGRFRILQFADGAVQGAIDLRDPSRVVLAYQRAIVGLMDAIRPHFTRAFVIGHGAGTIARHYGHMRIETAEINATVVEWSRAYFGCRQSDIAIGDGRELLCKTEPGSFDYIVVDAFTADGTPPHLSTLEFYSLARERLREGGTMLLNVIGRGKGDKRIASMLATLQAVFPYAAAVSVAGPGGEAGDNLILMAGPWETARVDMPQDCKRVAIEPGYVRRDRG
- a CDS encoding NHLP leader peptide family RiPP precursor produces the protein MSLESLKVQVIKKAWEDPAFKQQLLADPKAAVKDAFGVELPQEIQVTTVEETASHYYLVIPPNPEDIAGGNSNVEVVW
- a CDS encoding sensor histidine kinase, with translation MKAVRLIAALACAVVIAALFIIGPNTSWAAAPEAKIDHWQIMWIPDGEQPGVTPPAGGQWVEAEAGAPLLDLPEGIQGAWIRLQVPPTSEWQRPGLLVRRLYGLELAAFREGTLLFESKRSFDFHLNRLLLPLGAYDRSSTIDVRILTTGTRAGFITSARIGEFAPLEESYVRRELPDLLLGGSISFLALIMLICSSYLNRRQRSSWISLCLIALTIGTLISVYSPMLYIYYKSYANLFLSLFDLSMFVLFPALSYYVDEVLGGRFRFFTRFRKWQAGFSAFCFLAFIVYKATSERYYDLYYLLTNPILGSLILVQLIIIAVLSVVHAMRKNTDAIILSACLFLLALSGATDLVLYYASGKSYILFLWKIGVVLLIVGLVIILARRISADYRMLLSYSKRLELFNHRLERTEKLKIISDLAASVAHEVRNPLQVTRGFLQLLAGRGDNESKKHFNIAVSELDRASGIITDFLTFAKPELETVSPLNLAEELAQLEVIIAPHAAMYGGRLHINADPGLTVIGSSSKFKQALINLLKNSIEAFKEDGYIEINAYEEDGEAVIWIKDNGEGMDEAQIAKLGVPYFSTKSKGTGLGTMVTFRIIEVMKGTIDFKSRKGQGTEVLIRLPIASDAAREEAAVAAAGVLPNNFDV
- a CDS encoding MerR family transcriptional regulator, whose translation is MYSIQKVADMLGIPGVTLRAWEARHRIVDPLRSAGGHRLYSEADVATLRWVKRRMEDQGMKIGEIAQQLRQDRPLRTDGSEAEAAPLPFLPPPASPRQSRIDLHIADRLYPALIAFNTEESHQAIDLALSLYGYEKTFHELLAPLLVRIGTDWEAGKIAVAQEHFASQLILQRFMQIFRSLPVDPSMPSAVAFCPPGEHHHLGLLLFSLFLRKRGIDVIYLGPHTPYEGLGQLIELKDVRAAAISVTDPLHIESLSVWLSQTIDRYPGLRVLLGGIGFGPRNAKRTQWERVSYEDSIDWEAWCLAVFTPRQ
- a CDS encoding methyl-accepting chemotaxis protein: MDERGQYEDNTQVLDAGAVLGAMERSLAMIEFDMEGVTLWANRKFADALGYNQAEMRGLPHRRFCTPSFAASDAYRELWTNLRSGKAFQEKIQRVAKDGRLLWLEATYMPVRGADGTYDAVIKIATDITSREQAAIQHTEELKRTAQELSNRAGEGISRSGEIEAAIEKLRADSLENFDRLQRLERQTAAIRGIVRVIREVASQTQLLSLNAAIEAAHAGEFGRGFEIVASEVRKLAGEVQEAAKKANAEVEEVVSRMAEIGSGTKRSQSSVEESQRRLQDAIVAFRKIEDAAYRLEEQAKTLDRA
- a CDS encoding HD-GYP domain-containing protein; the encoded protein is MNARSLLGPLAASILPYVAFVVLSRNPGWDGLFVMPGAHFYIVSSVAMLALIVAGFVAVAGRRVRNIKVSFLALSFVSLAVLFMVHGLSTPNFLIGATPLPKISAPISVIFATVWLWLSSWRSDHPIIHFLSCRERLLLPLWTVLLAFAGLIVLLRPEIVDFIRLDVHPLNSSATLFVIAVNIVTGYRYYRSYLYSRFPLELAIVYSTAWLVAAQLIMTQGTVWRSSWWLYHFLLLAAMVVVLFGLYRQYASRRSLTGAIKGLFTTDPVERITNALQPSVRALMLATESKDPYTAGHNFRVTLYALKIAEELQLRPEQLRALVGGTIVHDVGKIETPDAVLNKPGRLTPEERAIIEEHPVRGYEMCRNLGFMEEELGIIRSHHEKWNGEGYPDRLAGEEIPRMARIVAVADVYDALTSNRAYRPAMSHEDAMAILNASKGTHFEPASVEAWERACQAEPEMIREGSAMWERGFGRSALA